One part of the Halobacteria archaeon AArc-dxtr1 genome encodes these proteins:
- a CDS encoding CoA pyrophosphatase, with amino-acid sequence MTRRLALDSVAAYEPRTVDDQAYTAAVLAPVIDRNGEDYLLFTKRAEHLGEHPGQMSFPGGGTEPTDETLLDTALREANEEIALDPAAADPVGRLDDIRTVSEYAVTPFAARIPDRTYDPDEREVAEIVVLPVSALLDPENYTSERRTHPEYGEILVHYFRVNGYTVWGATGQILVQLLSLTTPFEPADAVDQSRY; translated from the coding sequence ATGACCAGGCGCCTCGCACTCGATTCCGTCGCCGCCTACGAGCCTCGAACGGTCGACGATCAGGCCTACACGGCCGCCGTCCTCGCGCCGGTTATCGACCGCAACGGCGAGGACTACCTGCTGTTTACCAAGCGCGCAGAACACCTCGGGGAGCACCCAGGTCAGATGAGCTTCCCCGGTGGCGGGACTGAACCCACAGACGAGACGCTTCTCGACACCGCGCTTCGGGAGGCCAACGAAGAGATCGCACTCGATCCGGCCGCTGCCGATCCCGTCGGTCGCCTCGACGACATTCGGACGGTCAGTGAGTACGCCGTCACACCGTTTGCTGCGCGTATCCCCGATCGCACCTACGATCCCGACGAACGCGAGGTCGCCGAGATCGTCGTTCTTCCCGTCTCGGCGCTTCTGGATCCGGAGAACTACACGTCAGAGCGCAGAACACACCCCGAGTACGGCGAGATTCTCGTCCACTACTTCCGCGTCAACGGCTACACCGTCTGGGGCGCGACGGGACAGATTCTGGTCCAACTGCTTTCACTGACCACTCCGTTCGAACCGGCAGATGCCGTCGATCAGTCCCGGTACTAG
- a CDS encoding glycosyl transferase family 2 codes for MEYVQERITTLHGLGADEPTVADSREPLSRTAVVVPMTAREHGSEAAERVLGELERADPAAVYVPLRASTDRIEPVREWLDSFSLPTTVLWCNAPAVDALLAEAGLTRERGKGRDVWLALGPAAAEADYVVVHDADARSYEADHVARLVAPLTMGFEFAKGYYARVENDRLYGRLFRLCYEPLIRALVTDSDAPILDYLGAFRYALAGEFAASSAFARRLRAPPTWGLEVGTLGDAFDHAGFAGTAQVDLGRHEHDHRAVAGTEGLEGMSREVVATLLSVLEGRGVDPDYETLPDAYLDAGERLIAQYEADARFNGLTYDATAEREQLERYADSISPPDPASRLPRWSDAPIDPDAVLRAARPWLTEPVESGVGD; via the coding sequence ATGGAGTACGTCCAGGAGCGAATTACGACGCTCCACGGGTTGGGGGCCGACGAGCCGACGGTCGCGGACTCTCGGGAGCCGCTGTCCCGGACGGCAGTGGTGGTCCCGATGACCGCCCGCGAACACGGAAGCGAGGCCGCAGAGCGCGTGCTGGGAGAACTCGAGCGGGCAGATCCCGCAGCGGTCTACGTTCCCCTCCGAGCCTCGACCGATCGGATCGAGCCGGTCCGGGAGTGGCTCGACTCCTTCTCTCTCCCGACGACCGTGCTCTGGTGTAACGCGCCGGCAGTCGACGCACTGCTGGCGGAGGCGGGGCTTACCCGCGAGCGCGGCAAGGGACGCGACGTCTGGCTGGCGCTCGGGCCGGCCGCAGCCGAGGCCGACTACGTCGTCGTCCACGACGCCGACGCCCGCAGCTACGAGGCCGACCACGTCGCGCGACTCGTGGCGCCGTTGACGATGGGTTTCGAGTTCGCAAAGGGTTACTACGCGCGCGTCGAGAACGATCGCCTCTACGGTCGACTGTTCCGCCTCTGTTATGAACCCCTGATCCGGGCGCTCGTGACCGATAGTGACGCCCCGATCCTCGACTATCTGGGCGCGTTCCGGTACGCTCTCGCCGGCGAGTTCGCCGCGAGTTCTGCCTTCGCCCGTCGGCTTCGCGCGCCACCGACCTGGGGGCTCGAGGTCGGCACCCTCGGCGACGCCTTCGACCACGCCGGCTTCGCGGGCACCGCCCAGGTCGACCTGGGTCGTCACGAGCACGACCACCGAGCCGTCGCCGGCACCGAGGGCCTCGAGGGGATGAGCCGCGAGGTCGTTGCCACGCTGTTGTCGGTTCTCGAGGGCCGCGGCGTCGATCCCGACTACGAGACGCTCCCCGACGCCTACCTCGACGCTGGCGAGCGACTGATCGCCCAGTACGAGGCCGACGCCCGCTTCAACGGACTCACGTACGATGCCACAGCCGAGCGCGAGCAACTGGAGCGCTACGCCGACTCGATCTCGCCGCCCGACCCGGCTTCCAGACTGCCGCGCTGGAGCGACGCCCCAATCGATCCCGACGCGGTCTTGCGAGCCGCCCGTCCGTGGCTCACGGAGCCAGTGGAGTCAGGTGTCGGCGACTGA
- a CDS encoding MFS transporter produces MSAEATRFQGRTQVFGSLCLLVFLVNLGRVIYAPLLEPFRTTFGASAGAVGLLATLAWAGSAAPRFPTGYLLTRVARHRIVLVSGLVLAGGSLVAAAANSLAHLYVGAVLMGVASGVYYVAAMPLLSELFPERPGRAIGINGTASQLAAVAAPLVVAAAYAIARWPVAAWRVVFVLIALAALVSAVHFALATRRATLPDAGAADRNLGAALAAQWRLVLVGVVVVGFAGLVWNGVFNLYVTYLVETKGFSAGVSQLLLTVVFATGVPAFWLTGAIADRVPFVPLILAILAGFAACLVALITAQGLVAVAAVSAILGYVMHSLFPATDTYLLASFPDQHRGSAYAVFSATMMPIQAVGSVLVGGLVDLGYGFDQVFGGLAVGLVAMTVILVGCYAAGLLPAGGAGGVRPASES; encoded by the coding sequence ATGTCTGCGGAAGCGACGCGGTTCCAGGGCCGGACACAGGTGTTCGGCTCGCTGTGTCTGCTGGTCTTTCTCGTCAACCTCGGGCGCGTGATCTACGCGCCGCTGCTCGAGCCGTTTCGGACGACCTTCGGCGCCAGCGCTGGCGCGGTCGGTCTGCTGGCGACGCTCGCGTGGGCCGGCAGCGCCGCGCCCCGGTTTCCGACGGGGTACCTGCTGACGCGGGTCGCTCGCCACCGGATCGTGCTCGTCTCGGGACTCGTCCTGGCCGGAGGATCGCTCGTCGCCGCGGCGGCAAACTCACTCGCCCACCTCTACGTCGGCGCCGTGCTCATGGGGGTCGCAAGCGGCGTCTACTACGTCGCCGCGATGCCGCTCCTGAGCGAACTCTTCCCGGAGCGCCCCGGGCGTGCGATCGGGATCAACGGCACCGCGAGCCAGCTCGCGGCCGTGGCGGCGCCGCTCGTGGTCGCTGCCGCCTACGCCATTGCGCGCTGGCCGGTCGCGGCCTGGCGGGTCGTCTTCGTCCTGATCGCGCTCGCGGCGCTCGTCTCGGCCGTCCACTTCGCGCTCGCCACGCGCCGCGCGACGTTGCCCGATGCCGGCGCAGCCGACCGCAACCTCGGAGCCGCCCTCGCCGCCCAGTGGCGCCTCGTCCTCGTCGGGGTCGTCGTCGTCGGTTTCGCCGGGCTCGTCTGGAACGGCGTGTTCAACCTCTACGTGACCTACCTGGTGGAGACGAAGGGGTTCTCGGCGGGCGTCTCGCAGCTGCTGCTGACCGTCGTCTTCGCGACCGGCGTCCCCGCCTTCTGGCTGACCGGTGCTATCGCGGATCGGGTCCCGTTCGTCCCGCTGATCCTCGCGATTCTCGCCGGCTTCGCCGCCTGTCTGGTCGCCCTGATCACGGCCCAGGGGCTGGTCGCGGTCGCCGCCGTCTCCGCGATCCTCGGTTACGTCATGCACAGCCTCTTCCCGGCGACGGACACCTACCTGCTCGCTTCTTTTCCCGATCAGCACCGCGGCAGCGCCTACGCCGTCTTCAGTGCGACGATGATGCCTATTCAGGCCGTCGGGAGCGTCCTCGTCGGCGGTCTCGTCGACCTCGGCTACGGCTTCGATCAGGTCTTCGGCGGGCTCGCCGTCGGCCTCGTCGCCATGACCGTGATTCTGGTTGGCTGTTACGCCGCTGGGCTGTTACCGGCGGGCGGAGCCGGCGGTGTCCGACCGGCCAGCGAGAGCTAA
- a CDS encoding DHH family phosphoesterase, giving the protein MIAVGSGIDGAAILAVDAVSEVAETTDPLVLSLLVLAGLAIAVGGWWLFRWARRPPGTRLRRVLDGVGEVSVLMHPNPDPDAMSCAMAVAALADSVDTEATLQYPGAIRHQENRAFRTVLDLDVEQVESNSELAAEAVVLVDHNTPRGFTGSQTVEPIAVVDHHPGNGTGTAFTDVRTDYGAAATIFVEYLQALGATSDDQDADVRVSEELATGLLYGILSDTNHLTNGCSKAEFDAAAVLYPLIDEDLLDRIANPQVSDDVLQIKAKAITEKRVEGSFAVCDVGELDNVDAIPQAADELMHLEGVTAVVVFGEYDGTLHLSGRSRDDRVHMGESLRHAVSDIPMANAGGHARMGGGQVSVEHMGGIGPSEGVSKSQFEDRLFATLSGDRS; this is encoded by the coding sequence CTGATAGCGGTCGGCAGCGGGATCGACGGCGCTGCGATCCTCGCGGTCGATGCGGTCAGTGAGGTCGCCGAGACGACCGACCCACTCGTCCTCTCGCTGCTGGTACTCGCTGGTCTGGCGATCGCCGTCGGGGGATGGTGGCTGTTTCGCTGGGCTCGCAGGCCCCCTGGTACCCGTCTGCGTCGGGTGTTAGACGGCGTCGGCGAGGTTTCTGTCCTGATGCACCCGAACCCGGATCCGGACGCGATGTCGTGTGCGATGGCCGTCGCCGCGCTCGCCGACTCCGTCGACACCGAGGCAACCTTACAGTATCCGGGTGCGATTCGCCACCAGGAAAACCGCGCGTTCCGGACCGTTCTCGATTTAGACGTCGAGCAGGTCGAGTCGAACTCGGAACTGGCTGCCGAGGCCGTCGTGCTGGTCGATCACAACACGCCGCGGGGCTTTACCGGCTCCCAGACCGTCGAACCGATTGCTGTCGTCGACCACCACCCCGGAAACGGGACCGGGACGGCGTTTACCGACGTCAGAACTGACTACGGGGCGGCGGCGACGATCTTCGTCGAGTATCTCCAGGCGCTCGGTGCGACGAGCGACGACCAGGACGCCGACGTTCGCGTTTCCGAGGAGCTCGCAACTGGACTGCTCTATGGTATTCTCTCGGATACGAACCACCTCACGAACGGCTGTTCGAAGGCGGAGTTCGACGCGGCCGCGGTCCTCTATCCGCTCATCGACGAGGATCTTCTCGACCGGATCGCGAATCCGCAGGTCAGCGACGACGTGTTACAGATCAAAGCCAAGGCGATCACCGAGAAGCGCGTCGAGGGCTCGTTCGCCGTCTGCGACGTCGGCGAACTCGATAACGTCGATGCCATCCCCCAGGCTGCCGACGAACTGATGCACCTCGAGGGGGTGACGGCGGTCGTCGTCTTCGGAGAGTACGACGGCACGCTCCATCTCTCCGGGCGCTCGCGTGACGACCGCGTTCACATGGGCGAATCCTTGCGCCACGCCGTCAGCGACATTCCGATGGCCAACGCTGGTGGGCACGCTCGGATGGGCGGCGGGCAGGTCTCCGTCGAACATATGGGCGGTATCGGCCCCTCAGAGGGCGTCAGCAAGTCCCAGTTCGAAGACCGGCTGTTCGCGACGCTGTCCGGCGATCGGTCGTAG
- a CDS encoding SDR family oxidoreductase: MHVAILGCGYVGLELGRQLTERGHDAVGVRRSRDGVDRIEDAGFAGVQADVTDADALAAVPDVDAIVFAASSGGRGADAAREIYVDGLRTTIETFGARTDAPDRLVYTSSTGVHGDHDGDWVDEETPIEPTTEKTAVLAEAERIALDEAPEHGLGGTVARYAGLYGPDRYRLERYLEGPVTEGYLNMVHRDDAAGAVRYLLCEDLARSDVVQVVDDEPASKWTFADWLAEQAGREQPPKQTTQERIAAGDLSDAAERRLRTSKRCSNAKLSELGYEFAYPTYREGYRDAIAAVRSGE; this comes from the coding sequence ATGCACGTTGCTATCTTGGGGTGTGGCTACGTCGGTCTCGAACTTGGTCGACAGCTCACGGAGCGAGGCCACGACGCGGTCGGGGTTCGCCGCTCGCGCGACGGCGTCGACCGGATCGAAGACGCCGGATTCGCGGGAGTTCAGGCAGACGTTACCGACGCGGACGCGCTCGCTGCGGTTCCCGACGTCGACGCGATCGTCTTCGCCGCCAGCAGCGGCGGCCGCGGCGCCGACGCGGCCCGCGAGATCTACGTCGACGGACTCCGAACCACGATCGAGACGTTCGGCGCGCGGACGGACGCGCCAGATCGACTCGTCTACACCTCCTCGACGGGCGTTCACGGCGACCACGACGGCGACTGGGTCGACGAGGAGACGCCGATCGAGCCGACGACAGAGAAGACTGCAGTGCTCGCCGAAGCCGAGCGGATTGCACTCGACGAAGCGCCCGAACACGGTCTCGGCGGGACCGTCGCCCGCTATGCGGGGCTGTACGGTCCCGATCGCTACCGGCTGGAGCGCTATCTCGAGGGGCCGGTGACGGAGGGATACCTGAACATGGTTCATCGCGACGACGCCGCCGGCGCGGTCCGGTATCTCCTCTGTGAGGACCTCGCCCGCAGTGATGTCGTCCAGGTGGTCGACGACGAGCCAGCGTCGAAGTGGACGTTCGCAGACTGGCTCGCCGAGCAAGCCGGTCGCGAGCAGCCGCCGAAACAGACTACCCAGGAGCGTATTGCGGCCGGTGACCTCTCCGATGCCGCCGAGCGCCGGCTTCGAACGAGCAAGCGCTGCTCGAACGCGAAACTGAGCGAACTGGGCTACGAGTTCGCCTATCCAACCTACCGCGAGGGGTACCGGGACGCGATCGCGGCGGTCCGATCTGGCGAGTAG
- a CDS encoding DUF5791 family protein, with amino-acid sequence MFYEQRRSVPASPAALRTEYAVELSSIVDDVGLEDVTAQTDIDRDRLVSIDDAELTLAEAAEIQSLTGGEPDPETIETIACEHLLLGMSSAVMDVDTLAAELDLALEPKEIQQKIERRTPMTFAEYVHLQYAIVDALP; translated from the coding sequence ATGTTCTACGAACAGCGACGCTCCGTCCCCGCCTCACCGGCGGCTCTCCGGACCGAGTACGCAGTGGAGCTGTCGAGTATCGTCGACGACGTTGGTCTCGAGGACGTCACAGCCCAGACCGATATCGACCGCGATCGGCTCGTCTCGATCGACGACGCCGAACTGACGCTCGCGGAGGCGGCCGAGATTCAGTCGCTCACAGGCGGCGAACCCGACCCGGAGACAATCGAGACGATCGCCTGCGAGCATCTCTTACTCGGCATGTCCTCGGCGGTGATGGACGTCGATACGCTCGCGGCTGAGCTCGATCTCGCCCTCGAACCCAAAGAGATCCAACAAAAAATCGAGCGTCGAACGCCGATGACGTTCGCGGAGTACGTCCACCTGCAGTACGCGATCGTCGACGCACTGCCGTAG
- a CDS encoding tubulin/FtsZ family protein: MKVALIGVGQAGGKVTERLVKFDADMGFDAVQGAVAINSATADLDGLDVVDTQLVGADRVNGHGVGGDNELGAEVMQSDMQEVIDGIDGRVTSKADAVFVVAGLGGGTGSGGAPVLIHNLQQIYDVPVYALGILPGQNEGALYQANAGRSLKTVVREADATLLVDNDAWHEQGESVEGAFETINQRIAQRIGLLLASGEGVEEIGESVVDSSEVINTLRQGGVAALGYASAVAGEDSEDNINTVMSITRQAVLTGASLPDATTAEAALLVVAGRPGSIPRKGVERSRRWLEDETGSMQVRGGDFPLQSDRLAALVVLAGVERSDRIETFMERARQAQKEEPESTEDPAEAFSDDRLENLF, encoded by the coding sequence ATGAAGGTTGCCCTAATTGGTGTGGGACAGGCGGGGGGAAAAGTCACGGAGCGGCTGGTCAAATTCGACGCAGACATGGGGTTCGACGCGGTTCAGGGAGCGGTCGCGATCAACTCCGCGACGGCGGATCTCGACGGACTCGACGTCGTCGACACACAGCTGGTCGGTGCAGATCGAGTGAACGGACACGGCGTCGGCGGCGACAACGAACTCGGCGCTGAGGTCATGCAGTCAGACATGCAAGAGGTCATCGACGGAATCGACGGCCGCGTGACCTCCAAGGCCGACGCCGTCTTCGTCGTCGCAGGACTGGGTGGGGGCACGGGGAGTGGCGGCGCCCCGGTACTGATCCACAATCTGCAACAGATCTACGACGTGCCAGTGTACGCGCTGGGCATCCTCCCTGGACAGAACGAGGGGGCTCTCTACCAGGCCAACGCGGGCCGGTCGCTGAAGACCGTCGTTCGCGAGGCTGACGCAACGCTGCTGGTCGACAACGACGCCTGGCACGAGCAAGGCGAGAGCGTCGAGGGTGCGTTCGAGACGATCAACCAGCGAATCGCCCAGCGGATCGGCCTCCTGCTGGCGTCCGGAGAGGGCGTCGAGGAAATCGGTGAGAGCGTCGTCGACTCCTCAGAAGTCATCAACACGCTTCGCCAGGGCGGCGTCGCGGCGCTTGGCTACGCCAGCGCGGTCGCAGGCGAAGACAGCGAGGACAACATCAACACGGTGATGAGCATCACGAGGCAGGCCGTACTCACGGGAGCAAGCCTACCCGACGCGACGACGGCGGAAGCCGCGCTGCTGGTCGTCGCGGGGCGTCCAGGCTCGATTCCTCGCAAGGGCGTCGAGCGCTCGCGGCGCTGGCTCGAGGACGAGACCGGGAGTATGCAGGTTCGCGGCGGCGACTTCCCACTCCAGAGCGACCGGCTGGCCGCGCTCGTCGTGCTGGCCGGCGTCGAGCGCTCAGACCGGATCGAGACGTTCATGGAACGCGCGAGACAGGCCCAAAAGGAGGAGCCGGAATCGACGGAAGATCCGGCCGAGGCGTTCTCCGACGATCGGCTCGAGAATCTCTTTTGA
- a CDS encoding phosphoserine phosphatase encodes MVDESQNIELTEDDLENKSKGQLIKKAGQLRDRRNDLNQMASERASSRDDLNAKTREKVDEAQEHREKRDELNEQVQEHKEQRNELNAEANKLFDRVEQLKSDMELDEGKDLEELEEEIEQLEFKQQTEVLSSEDERELIEKIEQKREEYAERKGKLEQNDDLEELVEEAEEVRSEASQHHQKVTELADKAQEHHNQMIEAYREADDIRDEADDMHDSFVEAQEAADRHHEDFVRVQKRLRELDKKEEKQRQSARDKKKEAAKEEAEEIYQKFKEGETLDTEDLMKLQKTGLL; translated from the coding sequence ATGGTAGACGAATCACAGAACATCGAACTGACAGAAGACGATCTCGAAAACAAATCCAAAGGGCAGCTGATCAAGAAGGCCGGACAGCTCCGTGACCGACGGAACGACCTGAACCAGATGGCCTCCGAGCGGGCCTCGAGCCGAGATGACCTGAACGCGAAGACCCGCGAGAAGGTCGACGAGGCACAGGAGCACCGAGAGAAACGCGACGAGCTAAACGAGCAGGTCCAAGAGCACAAAGAGCAGCGAAACGAACTCAACGCCGAGGCCAACAAGCTCTTCGACCGCGTCGAGCAGCTCAAGTCCGACATGGAGCTCGACGAGGGCAAGGATCTCGAGGAGCTCGAAGAGGAGATCGAGCAACTCGAGTTCAAACAGCAGACGGAAGTCCTCTCCAGCGAGGACGAGCGCGAACTCATCGAGAAGATCGAACAAAAGCGCGAGGAGTACGCAGAGCGCAAGGGCAAACTCGAGCAGAACGACGACTTAGAGGAGCTCGTCGAGGAAGCCGAAGAAGTGCGATCTGAAGCCTCCCAGCACCACCAGAAGGTGACCGAGCTGGCCGACAAGGCCCAGGAACACCACAACCAGATGATCGAGGCCTATCGCGAGGCCGACGACATCCGCGACGAAGCCGACGACATGCACGACTCGTTCGTCGAGGCCCAGGAGGCCGCTGACCGACACCACGAGGACTTCGTGCGCGTCCAGAAGCGCCTACGCGAGCTGGACAAGAAAGAGGAAAAGCAGCGCCAGTCCGCCCGGGACAAGAAGAAAGAGGCCGCCAAAGAGGAAGCCGAGGAGATCTATCAGAAGTTCAAGGAAGGCGAGACGCTCGACACCGAGGACCTGATGAAACTCCAGAAGACGGGCCTGCTCTAA
- the sppA gene encoding signal peptide peptidase SppA, which produces MSEKDLLRLGIVAVGTAVVAILGVALFVVYPQSLADLFGVLLAVIVAVVGIKFAGNAAGSIAPDYDVAEVAVSGPITRDGGGGRLPTGPRGTPADDIVEQIDRANEDEAVEALVVKLNTPGGEVVPSDDIKRAAERFEGPTVAYATDYCASGGYWIASGCDELWARDASIVGSIGVIGSRVNATGLAEKLGLSYERFAAGEFKDAGTPLKEIDEKERAYLQGLIDDYYEAFVERVSEGRDLDAETIRETEARVYLGGEAHELGLVDRLGTRREIEDDLADRLGTDEVTVREFEPKRPLASRVGAEARAVAYALGSGIAGSAEDGRFRLRT; this is translated from the coding sequence GTGAGTGAGAAGGATCTCCTCAGACTCGGAATCGTCGCCGTCGGGACGGCAGTCGTCGCCATCCTCGGCGTTGCGCTGTTCGTCGTCTATCCCCAGAGCCTCGCCGACCTCTTCGGCGTCCTGCTCGCGGTGATCGTCGCGGTCGTCGGGATCAAGTTCGCCGGTAACGCGGCCGGTTCGATCGCACCCGACTACGACGTCGCCGAAGTCGCCGTCTCCGGGCCGATCACCCGCGACGGTGGAGGCGGACGGCTCCCGACGGGACCGCGCGGGACGCCCGCAGACGACATCGTCGAGCAGATCGACCGCGCCAACGAGGACGAGGCCGTCGAGGCGCTGGTGGTGAAGCTGAACACGCCCGGCGGCGAGGTGGTTCCCAGCGACGATATCAAGCGCGCTGCCGAGCGCTTCGAGGGACCGACAGTCGCCTACGCGACGGACTACTGCGCCAGCGGCGGCTACTGGATCGCCAGTGGCTGCGACGAACTCTGGGCGCGAGACGCCAGTATCGTCGGCTCGATCGGCGTCATCGGCTCGCGGGTCAATGCGACCGGGCTGGCCGAGAAGCTCGGGCTCTCCTACGAGCGCTTCGCCGCCGGAGAGTTCAAAGACGCGGGAACGCCGTTAAAGGAGATCGACGAGAAGGAACGCGCGTACCTCCAGGGGCTAATCGACGACTACTACGAGGCGTTCGTCGAGCGCGTCAGCGAGGGTCGGGACCTCGACGCGGAGACGATCCGCGAGACGGAGGCGCGAGTCTACCTGGGCGGCGAGGCCCACGAGCTGGGGCTGGTCGACCGCCTCGGAACGCGCCGCGAGATCGAGGACGACCTCGCCGACCGGTTGGGGACCGACGAGGTGACCGTCCGCGAGTTCGAACCAAAGCGACCACTGGCATCCCGCGTCGGCGCCGAAGCGCGCGCAGTCGCCTACGCGCTCGGCTCGGGGATCGCCGGATCCGCCGAGGACGGTCGCTTTCGACTTCGCACCTGA
- a CDS encoding DUF373 family protein: MTTLVVCLDRTDDVGRRTGLRSPVVGWEAVRALVTDVGLADPEDSGVNSLLETLRVAQDLRDEDEEAVVAVVSGDRESMVSADRAVASQIDDLVAEYDPDSAVVVIDSAEDERLVPIVESRVRVDSVDRVVVRQARDIESTYYLLKQFLADEELRQTVLVPIGLTLLVFPMLATLVGPAEGAAAITTVIGLFLLYKGFSLDELTASLAHQVRESLYTGQVSIVTYVVAGGLTLVGLFAGALGVSGLESDQTQNILLPAATFAFEGVPWLAMAALTASAGRLLDEIIRDRPLRASYLNLPFIVVAVGLVVRGFSAYFLETQAVIGSLAIPPVNLGWRTVGDIQVTAGERLALYVTAGIVVSLVGVRIASWLSGTQSEDGTEPTERRDEVERTSESELTDGSGRPQFDGEDGVGGSDERSEE, translated from the coding sequence GTGACAACCCTGGTCGTCTGCCTCGACCGGACCGACGACGTGGGTCGCCGGACCGGCCTGCGCTCGCCGGTCGTCGGCTGGGAGGCAGTCCGCGCGCTCGTGACCGACGTCGGCCTCGCGGATCCGGAGGATTCAGGCGTTAACAGTCTGCTCGAGACGCTCCGCGTCGCCCAGGACCTTCGCGACGAGGACGAGGAGGCCGTCGTCGCCGTGGTCTCGGGCGACCGGGAGTCGATGGTGTCGGCAGATCGGGCGGTCGCATCCCAGATCGACGACCTCGTCGCCGAGTACGACCCGGACTCGGCAGTTGTGGTGATCGACAGCGCCGAGGACGAGCGTCTGGTCCCGATCGTCGAGAGTCGGGTCCGGGTCGACTCGGTCGACCGAGTAGTGGTCAGACAGGCCAGAGACATCGAGTCGACCTACTATCTGCTGAAGCAGTTTCTCGCCGACGAAGAGTTGCGCCAGACCGTTCTCGTGCCGATCGGCTTAACGCTGCTCGTCTTCCCGATGCTCGCGACGCTCGTCGGACCGGCAGAGGGCGCAGCCGCGATCACGACCGTGATCGGGCTCTTCTTGCTCTACAAGGGGTTCAGCCTGGACGAACTCACGGCTTCGCTGGCCCACCAGGTCCGCGAGTCACTGTACACCGGTCAGGTGTCGATCGTGACCTACGTGGTCGCGGGTGGGCTGACGCTGGTCGGCCTCTTTGCCGGTGCACTCGGCGTCTCGGGGCTCGAGTCGGACCAAACGCAGAACATCCTGCTGCCGGCGGCGACGTTCGCCTTCGAGGGCGTCCCGTGGCTCGCGATGGCGGCGTTGACTGCAAGCGCGGGTCGCCTGTTAGACGAGATCATCCGTGACCGCCCGCTGCGGGCATCCTACCTCAATCTGCCATTTATCGTGGTCGCCGTGGGGCTCGTCGTGCGCGGGTTCTCGGCGTACTTCCTCGAGACGCAGGCGGTCATCGGCTCCCTGGCGATTCCGCCGGTGAACCTCGGCTGGCGAACGGTCGGCGATATCCAGGTAACCGCCGGGGAACGACTGGCGCTGTACGTCACGGCTGGCATCGTCGTCAGCCTCGTTGGCGTTCGAATCGCATCGTGGCTGAGCGGGACGCAATCGGAAGACGGGACGGAGCCGACGGAGAGACGCGACGAGGTCGAGCGCACGTCCGAATCCGAGCTCACAGACGGGAGCGGCCGTCCCCAATTTGACGGCGAAGACGGAGTGGGTGGAAGCGACGAGCGCTCGGAGGAGTGA
- a CDS encoding diphthine--ammonia ligase, which yields MSEPAGAWISLFSGGKDSSWALYRALERGLPVERLVTVHPTGDSYMYHTPATDLATLAAESVGIQLVDVEPDDFDAGAATDSGAQGDAELEPLEAALRELDEELPGGVAGVTAGAVESEYQTSRIEAMCERLDCDLFAPLWQEEPRALAEEMLDAGFEIQIVQVAAAGLDESWLGRTIDAEALADLERLNEEYGVHILGEGGEFETLVVDGPHMDRRIDLEYETEWEGTRGSIQVTDARLV from the coding sequence ATGAGCGAGCCTGCGGGCGCGTGGATCAGTCTCTTTTCGGGCGGCAAGGACTCCTCCTGGGCGCTGTACCGCGCCCTAGAGCGGGGGCTCCCGGTCGAGCGGCTGGTCACCGTCCATCCAACTGGCGACTCGTATATGTACCACACGCCCGCGACTGACCTCGCGACGCTTGCAGCCGAGAGCGTCGGGATTCAGCTCGTCGACGTCGAGCCCGACGACTTCGACGCCGGAGCAGCGACCGACTCGGGCGCGCAGGGCGACGCCGAACTCGAGCCGCTCGAGGCGGCACTGAGAGAGCTCGACGAAGAGCTGCCGGGCGGCGTCGCCGGTGTGACTGCTGGGGCCGTCGAGAGCGAGTACCAGACGAGCCGCATCGAGGCGATGTGTGAGCGACTCGACTGTGATCTGTTCGCGCCGCTGTGGCAAGAAGAGCCGCGGGCGCTCGCCGAGGAGATGCTCGATGCCGGTTTCGAGATCCAGATCGTCCAGGTCGCGGCAGCGGGGCTCGACGAGTCCTGGCTCGGCCGGACGATAGACGCAGAGGCCCTCGCCGACCTTGAGCGACTCAACGAGGAGTACGGCGTCCACATCCTGGGTGAGGGCGGCGAGTTCGAGACACTCGTTGTCGACGGCCCGCACATGGATCGCCGGATCGACCTCGAGTACGAGACTGAGTGGGAGGGAACGCGAGGGTCGATCCAGGTCACGGACGCGCGGTTGGTGTAG